The Metabacillus litoralis genome contains a region encoding:
- a CDS encoding PaaI family thioesterase, protein MTKDELLKLSSEVLQNANEEDQYVLELLLNGLKKKQFHEKGSYIGALLHAEGEYKEHEFKLTIPNTPIIQNALNIVHGGITATLLDSAMGGLVHHILPPDKAAVTTEIKINYVAPGVGKELSCVAGMIHKGNKTVVTEGKVFRDDGTLIAHSTASFFIINRS, encoded by the coding sequence ATGACAAAGGATGAATTATTAAAATTAAGTTCAGAGGTTTTACAAAATGCAAATGAAGAGGATCAATATGTTTTAGAACTTCTACTTAATGGACTGAAGAAAAAGCAATTTCATGAAAAAGGTTCCTACATAGGTGCACTTCTCCATGCTGAAGGCGAGTACAAGGAACATGAATTTAAACTTACAATTCCCAACACACCAATTATTCAGAATGCACTTAATATTGTACATGGCGGAATAACCGCTACTTTATTAGACTCAGCTATGGGAGGACTTGTCCATCATATCCTACCTCCTGACAAAGCAGCTGTTACAACCGAAATTAAAATTAATTATGTGGCTCCAGGGGTTGGTAAGGAACTGTCTTGTGTTGCTGGGATGATTCATAAAGGTAATAAAACGGTTGTTACGGAAGGAAAAGTTTTTCGTGACGACGGTACATTAATTGCACATAGTACGGCAAGTTTTTTTATCATTAATAGATCGTAA
- a CDS encoding YlbD family protein, translating to MTSKKTHPSVQQFKEFVKKHPKLVQEVRKGNKEWQEVFEDWYLLGENDIVWKQYKGDQTEDSSEKETKSKSDFMTQIFSAVKQMDMDTVNHHINNMSSTISTIQGLFDQFGGSKGSNQKSATASQNPFSFRKD from the coding sequence ATGACATCCAAAAAAACGCATCCATCTGTTCAACAGTTTAAGGAATTTGTTAAAAAACATCCCAAACTTGTTCAGGAAGTCCGAAAGGGTAATAAAGAGTGGCAGGAAGTGTTTGAAGATTGGTATTTACTTGGAGAAAATGATATTGTTTGGAAACAGTATAAAGGAGATCAGACAGAGGATTCTTCTGAAAAGGAAACAAAAAGTAAATCTGACTTTATGACACAAATATTTTCAGCTGTTAAGCAAATGGATATGGATACTGTAAACCATCATATTAACAACATGAGTAGTACTATTTCTACCATTCAAGGTCTTTTCGATCAGTTTGGTGGTTCAAAAGGTTCTAATCAAAAGTCTGCAACAGCAAGTCAGAATCCCTTTTCATTCAGAAAGGATTAG
- a CDS encoding YlbE-like family protein: MRKEVQEYLFTNDERKKFVREQPYWYRKLSRNPNDINEMEISMMNYYQKTIPHKVQQFSNSIQMASMMVAMFQSMRQQD, translated from the coding sequence ATGAGAAAAGAAGTTCAAGAATATCTATTTACAAATGATGAACGAAAAAAATTTGTACGTGAACAACCATATTGGTATAGGAAACTGTCAAGAAATCCTAATGATATAAACGAAATGGAAATTAGTATGATGAACTATTATCAAAAGACAATTCCTCATAAAGTTCAGCAATTTTCAAACTCGATACAAATGGCTTCGATGATGGTAGCGATGTTTCAATCTATGAGGCAACAAGATTAG
- a CDS encoding YlbF family regulator encodes MFATIESTLLVDQAEELANLVLQSEIVVEYRRSFNILKKDQEAQQLIQEFTKIKDLYEDVQRFGKYHPDYRKITKDLRDIKREVDLNESISNFKRAENEVQSLLDEISVQIGQAVSIHVKVPTGNPFFESSCGGGCGSGGSCGCKVS; translated from the coding sequence ATGTTTGCTACAATTGAGAGCACATTATTAGTAGATCAAGCTGAAGAACTTGCTAACTTGGTACTTCAATCAGAGATTGTTGTGGAGTATCGTCGTAGTTTCAATATATTAAAAAAAGATCAAGAAGCTCAACAACTAATTCAGGAGTTTACTAAAATTAAGGACCTATACGAAGATGTTCAACGTTTCGGTAAATATCATCCTGATTATCGTAAAATTACAAAAGATTTGCGAGATATTAAGCGTGAGGTAGATTTGAATGAAAGTATATCTAATTTTAAAAGAGCTGAGAATGAAGTACAATCTCTTCTAGATGAAATTAGTGTGCAAATCGGTCAAGCTGTTTCCATCCATGTTAAAGTTCCAACAGGTAACCCATTTTTTGAATCAAGTTGTGGCGGGGGATGCGGATCTGGTGGAAGTTGTGGGTGTAAGGTATCCTAA
- a CDS encoding YlbG family protein, producing MFEKRQGIVVWLHTLKQLKMLRKFGNVHYVSKKLKYVVLYCNMDVTEQTIQKLSSYSFVKHVEPSYKPFLKLEFESKVDKAKEYDYKIGL from the coding sequence ATGTTTGAAAAGCGTCAAGGGATAGTTGTTTGGCTTCATACATTAAAACAATTAAAAATGCTTAGAAAATTTGGGAATGTTCATTATGTTTCAAAGAAATTAAAATACGTTGTCCTGTATTGTAATATGGATGTAACAGAGCAAACGATTCAAAAGCTCTCTTCCTACTCCTTTGTTAAACATGTTGAGCCCTCATACAAACCCTTTCTAAAGCTGGAATTTGAATCAAAAGTTGATAAAGCAAAAGAATATGATTACAAAATTGGCTTGTAG
- a CDS encoding DUF7147 family protein, with product MIQRFIELGEGYSDIYELIETAMANKHRVTHLLALHTKLNDKDVTSVVVIMKPTDPGNFQALYICREGIPNPNLLENKRYDLFNELAKTLQKNIISFDVKPSSMFNETDLYYQYLIGILRLNHLIPPLQ from the coding sequence ATGATACAGCGTTTTATTGAATTAGGTGAGGGTTATTCTGATATTTATGAGTTAATTGAAACAGCAATGGCTAATAAACATCGAGTGACTCATTTACTAGCTTTACATACAAAATTGAATGACAAAGATGTTACTTCCGTTGTGGTAATTATGAAACCTACTGATCCAGGAAATTTCCAAGCCTTATATATATGCAGGGAAGGGATACCTAATCCGAACCTATTAGAAAACAAACGATATGATTTATTTAATGAATTGGCTAAAACATTGCAGAAGAATATTATTTCGTTTGATGTTAAACCATCAAGTATGTTTAATGAAACGGATCTTTACTACCAATATCTGATTGGGATTTTAAGACTAAACCATCTTATCCCTCCTCTTCAATAG
- the rsmD gene encoding 16S rRNA (guanine(966)-N(2))-methyltransferase RsmD, with product MRVVSGNYKGRQLKAVPGTTTRPTTDKVKEAIFNMVGPYFDGGLALDLFAGSGGLGIEALSRGIERCIFVDREPKAIQTIHKNLEICQATEFEVYRNDAERALKAIIKRELRFQLILLDPPYKQQKLKALLKMISENGLLDKNGFIVTEHGADIVLTKEFEELVQVKQETYGTSSITIYSYKEAIGEDE from the coding sequence ATGAGAGTAGTATCTGGAAACTATAAAGGGAGACAGCTTAAAGCTGTACCTGGAACAACAACAAGACCAACAACTGATAAAGTTAAGGAAGCTATCTTTAATATGGTTGGTCCATATTTTGATGGAGGCCTAGCGTTAGATTTATTTGCCGGTAGCGGAGGGTTAGGAATTGAAGCACTTAGTCGGGGAATTGAACGCTGTATCTTTGTTGATCGTGAGCCAAAGGCGATACAAACAATACATAAAAATTTAGAGATTTGTCAAGCTACCGAATTTGAGGTATATCGTAATGATGCAGAAAGAGCATTAAAGGCGATAATTAAAAGGGAGTTACGCTTTCAATTAATCTTATTAGATCCACCGTATAAGCAACAAAAATTGAAAGCGCTTTTAAAAATGATAAGTGAAAATGGCTTATTAGACAAAAACGGTTTTATTGTTACTGAGCATGGTGCTGACATAGTACTTACTAAAGAATTTGAGGAACTTGTTCAAGTTAAACAAGAAACCTATGGTACCAGTTCAATTACCATTTATAGTTATAAGGAAGCGATTGGGGAGGATGAATAA
- the coaD gene encoding pantetheine-phosphate adenylyltransferase, which produces MGRIAVCPGSFDPITYGHLDIIKRGAKVFEEVYVCVLNNASKQPLFTVDERCELIREVTKEMPNVIVESYRGLLIDYAREKNAQVILRGLRAVSDFEYEMQITSMNRVLDENIETFFMMTNNQYSFLSSSIVKEVAKYKGNISELVPKAVEKALKSKFVNE; this is translated from the coding sequence ATGGGTAGAATTGCAGTATGTCCAGGTAGTTTTGATCCAATTACTTACGGACATTTAGACATTATCAAAAGAGGAGCAAAAGTATTTGAAGAGGTATATGTTTGTGTCTTAAATAATGCTTCAAAACAACCATTGTTTACAGTGGATGAACGATGTGAGCTTATCCGAGAAGTGACAAAAGAAATGCCGAATGTCATAGTAGAATCATATCGTGGTCTTCTTATTGATTATGCTCGAGAAAAAAATGCACAAGTAATTTTACGCGGCTTACGTGCAGTTTCAGATTTTGAATATGAAATGCAAATTACTTCCATGAACAGAGTATTAGATGAGAATATTGAAACATTCTTCATGATGACAAACAATCAATATTCCTTCCTAAGTTCAAGTATTGTAAAAGAAGTTGCAAAATATAAAGGAAATATTTCTGAATTGGTACCAAAGGCAGTAGAAAAGGCACTTAAAAGTAAATTTGTTAATGAATAA
- the ylbJ gene encoding sporulation integral membrane protein YlbJ, with translation MSLSKLKTIILAIFISGLTVAIILNPKESLDASTRGLSIWWEVVFPSLLPFFIVSELLIGFGVVKFIGVLLEPLMRPIFRVPGVGGFVWAMGMASGNPAGAKLTARMRQEKQLTTIQAERLVSFTSSSNPLFIFGAVAVGFFDNPSLGILLAASHYLGNLGVGLTMRFYGGSDSAIQPKKKKSFFSPLSIAFKELHATRVSETRPLGKMLGDAVISSIQTLLMIGGFIILFSVFNKILAIISVTEIIGLIFSGFLAFFHIATDLSVPLITGIFEITLGNQLVSETNASLLDKVMIASFILAFGGLSIQAQVASILADTDIRFKPFFIARILQGIYSSFIAYLLFKPLYLNLQAHDTSELPVILMTNGPEWAKSYWEIVIHTGPIITLASLLLYIILYGKRNVFTKLS, from the coding sequence TTGAGTCTTTCAAAACTTAAAACAATTATCTTAGCTATTTTTATTAGCGGCTTAACAGTTGCCATTATTCTTAATCCTAAGGAGTCTCTTGATGCATCAACAAGGGGACTTTCAATTTGGTGGGAAGTCGTTTTTCCATCACTTCTTCCTTTTTTTATTGTTTCCGAACTTCTTATTGGCTTTGGTGTTGTCAAATTTATTGGAGTTCTTTTAGAGCCACTGATGAGACCGATTTTTCGAGTTCCAGGTGTAGGTGGTTTTGTATGGGCAATGGGGATGGCTTCAGGTAATCCAGCTGGGGCAAAGCTTACGGCAAGAATGAGGCAGGAAAAACAACTAACCACAATTCAGGCAGAGCGACTTGTATCATTTACAAGTTCATCAAACCCTTTATTTATTTTCGGTGCCGTTGCAGTTGGTTTTTTTGACAATCCTTCACTTGGTATATTATTAGCTGCATCACATTATTTAGGGAATTTAGGTGTTGGATTAACAATGAGATTTTATGGAGGATCAGATTCAGCCATTCAACCCAAGAAAAAGAAGTCCTTCTTTTCACCTCTTTCAATTGCTTTTAAGGAGCTGCATGCTACAAGAGTGAGTGAAACCAGGCCATTAGGAAAAATGCTTGGAGATGCCGTCATATCATCAATCCAAACATTACTAATGATTGGCGGATTTATAATCCTTTTCTCGGTATTCAATAAAATTTTAGCCATCATTTCTGTTACGGAGATAATTGGTCTTATTTTCTCCGGATTTTTAGCATTTTTTCACATAGCTACTGATTTAAGCGTCCCTCTTATTACCGGCATCTTTGAAATTACTTTAGGCAATCAGTTAGTGAGTGAAACCAATGCGAGCCTTTTAGATAAAGTTATGATTGCAAGCTTTATTTTAGCTTTTGGAGGATTGTCAATACAGGCACAAGTTGCAAGTATTTTAGCTGACACTGATATTAGATTTAAGCCATTTTTCATCGCTAGAATCCTACAAGGTATCTATTCTTCGTTCATTGCTTACTTGTTGTTCAAGCCATTGTACTTGAATCTACAAGCTCACGATACAAGTGAATTACCTGTTATCTTAATGACAAATGGACCTGAATGGGCTAAAAGCTATTGGGAAATAGTTATCCATACTGGCCCCATCATAACATTAGCGTCTTTACTGCTATATATTATTCTTTATGGAAAAAGGAACGTTTTTACGAAATTATCATAA
- a CDS encoding patatin-like phospholipase family protein, translating into MKKEPKIGLALGSGGARGFAHLGVLKVLRENGIPIDLIAGSSMGAVVGTLYAAGTSIERLYQFALAFKRKYYLDYTVPKMGFISGNRVKELIRLFTHQKHFHQLNIPVAVVATDLYDGKKVIFKEGPVADAVRASIAIPGIFVPEKIDGRLLVDGGVVDRVPVSVVKEMGADIVIAVDVSHVKKNEDITSIFDVILQSLDIMQDELVHHREIASDVMIRPHVEQYSSRAFTNIKEIIEIGETEAQKHVEKIQDLIVKWKETNF; encoded by the coding sequence TTGAAAAAAGAACCCAAAATCGGACTAGCGCTTGGTTCAGGAGGTGCAAGAGGATTTGCTCATTTAGGAGTATTAAAGGTTTTAAGAGAAAATGGTATACCAATCGATTTAATAGCCGGTAGCAGTATGGGAGCTGTCGTTGGAACCTTGTATGCAGCAGGAACGAGTATAGAAAGACTTTATCAGTTTGCATTAGCGTTTAAGAGGAAATATTATTTAGATTATACCGTACCTAAAATGGGGTTTATCTCAGGAAATCGTGTAAAAGAGCTAATTCGGTTGTTTACACACCAAAAACACTTTCATCAATTAAATATTCCTGTTGCAGTTGTTGCAACTGATTTATATGATGGGAAAAAGGTTATATTTAAAGAAGGGCCAGTTGCAGATGCTGTCCGTGCAAGTATTGCCATACCAGGAATATTTGTCCCTGAAAAGATAGATGGAAGGTTGTTAGTGGACGGTGGAGTGGTTGATCGGGTGCCCGTTTCGGTTGTAAAGGAGATGGGTGCTGATATCGTCATTGCTGTAGATGTGTCACATGTGAAAAAAAATGAAGACATTACATCTATTTTTGATGTTATACTCCAAAGCTTAGATATAATGCAGGATGAACTAGTTCATCACAGGGAGATAGCATCTGATGTGATGATAAGACCACATGTTGAGCAGTATAGTTCAAGAGCATTTACAAATATTAAAGAAATTATTGAGATTGGGGAAACAGAAGCTCAGAAACATGTAGAAAAAATTCAAGATCTTATCGTAAAGTGGAAGGAGACAAATTTTTAA
- a CDS encoding SepM family pheromone-processing serine protease, which translates to MKNKSLLRSSLIFLIIILIISFIKLPYYITQPGMASELEPIIKVENGDENEKGSFSLTTVRFGRANPFTYIWAKLQDYHYIHPLEDIKREDETDKEYFNRQLHMMEVSQESAITIAYQKANKKVEYTFHGIYVDGIIKEMPAGSILEVGDRIYKVDNKEFQTAEEFIEYVSQKKEGEEVTITFEREGKQDQATLPLASFPNDPDKVGIGISLVTDRQLDVDPDIELKTEEIGGPSAGLMMSLEIYNQLTEGDLTKGYEIAGTGTISSTGEVGPIGGISQKIVAADRQGIDVFFAPNEKDSPTSNYKEAIETGENIQTKMEIIPIDTFDEAVEYLQSLKEKG; encoded by the coding sequence ATGAAGAATAAATCACTGCTTAGATCCAGTCTAATTTTTTTAATTATTATCCTTATCATATCCTTCATTAAACTTCCGTACTACATTACTCAACCCGGTATGGCATCGGAATTGGAGCCAATTATTAAGGTTGAAAATGGTGATGAAAATGAGAAAGGGAGTTTTTCCTTAACAACTGTCCGCTTCGGTAGGGCAAACCCTTTTACATATATATGGGCCAAGCTTCAAGACTACCATTATATTCATCCATTAGAAGATATTAAAAGAGAAGATGAAACAGATAAAGAGTATTTTAACAGACAATTACATATGATGGAGGTTTCACAAGAATCAGCCATAACAATTGCCTATCAAAAAGCAAATAAAAAGGTTGAGTATACATTTCATGGCATTTATGTTGATGGAATAATTAAGGAAATGCCTGCAGGAAGTATATTAGAAGTTGGAGATCGCATATACAAGGTAGATAATAAAGAATTTCAAACAGCTGAAGAATTTATAGAATATGTTAGTCAGAAAAAAGAAGGAGAAGAAGTAACAATTACTTTTGAGCGTGAAGGGAAGCAGGACCAAGCAACGCTGCCTTTAGCATCATTCCCTAATGATCCCGATAAAGTAGGGATTGGAATATCGTTAGTGACAGATCGACAATTAGATGTAGACCCTGATATTGAATTGAAAACTGAGGAAATTGGGGGGCCTTCAGCTGGTCTAATGATGTCGCTAGAAATATATAATCAATTAACAGAAGGTGATTTGACCAAAGGGTATGAAATAGCTGGGACAGGAACAATTAGTTCGACAGGGGAAGTAGGACCTATTGGTGGTATTTCGCAGAAAATTGTCGCAGCAGATCGACAAGGAATTGACGTATTTTTTGCTCCTAATGAAAAAGACAGCCCAACATCAAATTATAAAGAAGCCATTGAAACAGGTGAAAACATTCAGACTAAGATGGAAATTATTCCGATAGACACCTTTGATGAAGCAGTAGAATATTTACAAAGCTTAAAAGAGAAAGGATGA
- a CDS encoding nucleotidyltransferase: MSVVGLVVEYNPFHNGHLYHLRESIKKSNASVVIAVMSGHFLQRGEPAIVSKWTRTKMALYCGVDLVVELPYAFATQKAETFASGAVSILDALGCDHLCFGSELGDINPFISTNHFLEQSKAEYEDLIQHYVKTGVSYPNALTLAYKNLNGDKELLDLSLPNNILGFYYVRAILKQHSNIEPLTIKRTSAGYHDEQFRSPTIASATSIRKALFSENHHIQSYVPEVTLQLLQENKKDYHLHRWELYFQLLKYRIMTMTTKEIGSIYEVEEGLEHRIKRCIQSALSFQEFMESLKTKRYTWTRLQRLCTHILTNTTKEQMKCMNEGQTSPYVRLLGMSTEGQAYLSHIKKQLMLPLISKVTSFDHPLLDLDIKAAHAYQMIYDEPIRTKRLKEEFSTPPIRVR; encoded by the coding sequence ATGAGTGTAGTAGGTCTAGTTGTTGAATATAATCCATTTCATAATGGTCATTTATATCACTTGAGAGAATCGATTAAAAAGTCAAATGCTTCTGTTGTAATTGCTGTAATGAGTGGTCATTTCCTACAAAGGGGAGAACCAGCAATTGTATCAAAATGGACTCGTACAAAAATGGCCTTATATTGTGGTGTTGATCTTGTTGTAGAATTACCTTACGCATTTGCAACGCAAAAGGCAGAAACATTTGCTAGTGGTGCTGTATCTATTCTTGATGCTTTAGGTTGTGATCATTTATGCTTCGGCAGTGAATTAGGAGATATCAATCCTTTTATTTCCACAAATCATTTTCTAGAACAATCAAAGGCAGAATATGAAGACTTAATCCAACATTATGTAAAAACTGGGGTTAGTTATCCGAATGCATTAACTCTGGCATACAAGAATTTGAACGGTGATAAAGAATTATTAGATCTTTCATTACCTAACAATATTTTAGGGTTTTATTATGTTCGCGCAATTCTTAAGCAGCATTCAAACATAGAGCCTTTAACAATAAAACGTACCTCTGCAGGTTATCATGATGAGCAGTTTCGATCACCTACAATTGCAAGTGCAACTAGTATTCGTAAAGCATTATTTTCAGAAAATCATCACATTCAAAGTTATGTACCTGAAGTCACTTTACAACTCCTTCAAGAAAACAAAAAAGATTATCACTTACACCGTTGGGAACTTTATTTTCAATTATTAAAATATCGGATTATGACGATGACAACCAAGGAAATTGGTTCAATTTACGAAGTTGAAGAAGGATTAGAGCATAGAATAAAAAGATGCATTCAAAGTGCTTTAAGTTTCCAAGAGTTTATGGAATCGTTAAAAACAAAACGCTATACATGGACAAGACTTCAAAGACTATGTACTCATATATTAACTAACACAACAAAAGAACAAATGAAATGTATGAATGAAGGCCAAACATCACCATATGTTAGACTTCTAGGGATGTCTACAGAAGGTCAGGCTTATTTAAGTCATATAAAAAAACAATTAATGCTGCCGCTAATATCTAAAGTTACTTCTTTTGACCATCCATTGCTGGATTTGGATATTAAAGCTGCACATGCCTATCAAATGATTTATGATGAACCAATTCGCACGAAGCGGTTAAAAGAAGAGTTCTCAACTCCACCTATTAGAGTGAGATAA
- a CDS encoding YceD family protein has product MKWTISQLHQLQSKGLKFDEEIDLSDWIKSQSDIRDISPVNVKGRADISSTKVTFHLSISGSMVLPCSRTLVDVPYPFLIDTTETFLLKPADYETSEDFYLPEGEIVDLTPLIKEILLVEIPMQVFCDDVRNEEGAAPQSGRDWEVISEEDQQNKVDPRLAGLAKFFENEES; this is encoded by the coding sequence TTGAAATGGACAATTAGTCAACTACATCAATTACAAAGCAAGGGATTAAAATTTGATGAAGAAATTGATTTAAGCGATTGGATCAAAAGTCAATCTGACATTCGTGATATTTCGCCAGTAAATGTTAAAGGAAGAGCCGATATAAGCTCGACTAAAGTAACATTCCATCTGTCAATTTCAGGTTCAATGGTTTTACCTTGTTCACGAACATTAGTGGATGTTCCGTATCCATTTTTAATTGATACAACGGAAACATTTTTATTAAAACCCGCAGACTATGAAACGTCAGAGGATTTCTATTTACCGGAGGGTGAAATCGTTGATTTAACTCCTTTAATAAAAGAAATTCTTCTTGTAGAAATTCCGATGCAGGTATTCTGTGATGATGTAAGAAATGAAGAAGGGGCAGCTCCACAATCTGGTAGAGACTGGGAAGTTATTTCTGAGGAAGATCAACAAAACAAGGTTGATCCAAGATTGGCTGGACTAGCTAAATTCTTCGAAAATGAAGAAAGCTAA
- the rpmF gene encoding 50S ribosomal protein L32, producing MAVPFRRTSKTRKRLRRTHFKLQVPGMVECPNCGESKLAHRVCKACGTYKGKDVVSK from the coding sequence ATGGCTGTACCTTTTAGAAGAACTTCTAAAACGAGAAAACGACTACGTCGTACACATTTTAAATTACAAGTACCTGGTATGGTAGAATGCCCAAACTGCGGTGAAAGCAAACTTGCTCACCGTGTATGTAAAGCATGTGGAACATACAAAGGAAAAGACGTTGTAAGCAAATAA
- a CDS encoding enoyl-CoA hydratase/isomerase family protein, with protein sequence MSKLIVSEFEDGLVELRLNRPIKHNAIDYAIMDEIKRYLQSLKAKKNLRALILTGEGDKAFCSGGDVKAFQHLKTRDEAYFMLSKMGDVLYELMTFPLPTFALINGIALGGGCEIATACDIRIARKGATLGFIQGQLSITTGWGGATLLYEKLSYEQAISFLYSAKKISANDAEHMGFIQKTVSDENYKELGYLFIKESLVNDPNVLRAYKAVKVSQWEQSNLYSRMMSEINRCAELWSSEQHHQAVSAFLTRKEKS encoded by the coding sequence ATGAGTAAGTTAATTGTAAGTGAATTTGAGGATGGATTGGTTGAATTACGCCTAAACCGACCAATTAAGCATAATGCAATTGATTACGCAATCATGGATGAAATAAAGAGATATTTACAGTCACTTAAAGCAAAAAAGAACTTAAGAGCGCTAATATTAACAGGAGAAGGGGATAAAGCGTTCTGCTCCGGTGGTGATGTTAAGGCTTTTCAGCATCTTAAAACAAGGGATGAAGCATATTTTATGCTATCTAAAATGGGTGATGTTCTTTATGAACTCATGACTTTTCCTTTACCTACATTCGCTTTAATAAATGGAATTGCTTTAGGTGGAGGGTGTGAAATTGCAACTGCGTGTGATATTCGAATTGCGAGGAAAGGTGCTACTCTTGGCTTTATACAAGGTCAATTATCTATTACTACAGGTTGGGGGGGTGCAACACTGTTATATGAAAAGCTTTCATACGAGCAGGCAATTTCCTTTTTATATTCAGCAAAAAAAATATCAGCAAACGATGCAGAACATATGGGGTTTATACAAAAGACTGTTTCTGATGAAAATTATAAAGAACTAGGCTATTTATTTATTAAAGAATCACTAGTTAATGACCCAAATGTTTTGAGAGCTTACAAAGCAGTGAAGGTTAGTCAATGGGAACAATCGAATTTATATTCTCGTATGATGTCAGAGATTAATCGTTGTGCAGAGCTCTGGTCTTCTGAGCAGCATCATCAGGCAGTATCTGCCTTTCTTACAAGAAAAGAGAAGAGCTAA
- a CDS encoding RsfA family transcriptional regulator, whose protein sequence is MTTTRQDAWTHDEDLLLAEVVLRHIREGATQLAAFEEVGRKLSRTAAACGFRWNSHVRKQYKTGIEVAKKQRKELRTLNSQEKVDEQKEVQVHVKEPASEVEHTESTQPTQLSQPTQSNQPSSNSKNAIKDLISFLQQYEDAPSIKEVQEENQQLRNKIQELQNEVEKLQDEKQSLTNHLQVVEEDYRALIEIMDRARKMVILQEDERSRKVKFQMDKNGNLERVEK, encoded by the coding sequence ATGACAACTACGCGTCAAGATGCATGGACACATGATGAGGATTTATTATTAGCAGAAGTGGTATTAAGGCATATTCGAGAAGGGGCAACACAGCTCGCTGCGTTTGAGGAAGTAGGTCGTAAATTATCTCGTACAGCGGCAGCTTGTGGATTTAGATGGAACTCTCATGTTCGTAAACAGTATAAAACAGGAATCGAGGTTGCAAAAAAACAAAGAAAAGAGTTGCGAACTCTTAATTCACAGGAAAAAGTAGATGAGCAAAAGGAAGTTCAAGTTCATGTAAAAGAGCCTGCTTCAGAGGTGGAACATACAGAATCTACACAACCCACTCAATTATCTCAACCAACTCAATCAAACCAACCTAGTTCTAATTCGAAAAATGCTATTAAGGACCTTATTTCGTTCCTTCAGCAGTATGAAGACGCTCCTTCCATAAAGGAGGTCCAAGAAGAAAATCAGCAATTGAGAAATAAAATTCAAGAATTACAAAATGAAGTTGAAAAGCTGCAAGATGAAAAGCAGTCTTTAACAAATCATTTACAGGTTGTCGAAGAAGACTACCGCGCGTTAATTGAAATAATGGATCGTGCAAGAAAAATGGTTATTTTACAAGAGGATGAAAGAAGTAGGAAAGTTAAATTCCAAATGGATAAAAACGGAAATCTAGAAAGAGTGGAAAAGTAA
- a CDS encoding N-acetyltransferase, which translates to MLKVERLLVNYKTLEEFKKFREYGIQELSMLEDLQSNIIENDSDSPFYGIYYGDKLVARMSLYRVDMKFDQYFEPKQDYLELWKLEVLPNYQGKGYGRALVEYAKSFNLPIKTNPRVKSSDFWSKMQFEPVKYDMDRDKGENPLVWYPSGVTIQE; encoded by the coding sequence ATGTTAAAAGTTGAGAGATTGTTAGTAAATTACAAAACCCTGGAAGAATTTAAAAAATTTAGAGAATATGGTATTCAAGAACTTTCAATGTTAGAGGATCTTCAATCAAATATTATTGAAAATGACAGTGATTCACCGTTTTATGGGATTTATTACGGTGACAAGCTAGTGGCAAGAATGAGCTTATACCGTGTTGACATGAAATTTGATCAATATTTTGAACCTAAACAGGATTATTTAGAACTTTGGAAACTCGAAGTATTACCAAATTATCAAGGAAAGGGTTATGGAAGAGCGTTGGTGGAATACGCAAAATCATTTAACCTACCAATCAAAACAAACCCAAGAGTCAAATCCAGTGATTTTTGGTCAAAAATGCAATTTGAGCCTGTAAAATATGATATGGATCGAGATAAAGGAGAAAACCCTTTAGTTTGGTATCCAAGTGGCGTTACTATTCAAGAATAA